The proteins below are encoded in one region of Eubacterium sp. 1001713B170207_170306_E7:
- the serS gene encoding serine--tRNA ligase yields MLDIKLLRTDPELVKENIRKKFQDEKLVLVDEVVEKDRQFRDSKAQGDALRAQRNTISKQIGGFMSKGQKDEAEKAKAQVVEINKQLEDLEALEAKLEGEIRERMLVIPNIIDPSVPIGRDDSENVEVERFGEPVVPEYEVPYHIDIMEKFNGVDLDSARKTSGNGFYYLSGDIARLHSGILSYARDFMIDRGFTYYIPPFMIRSDVVTGVMSFSEMENMMYKIEGEDLYLIGTSEHSMIGKFIDTILDENQLPQTLTSYSPCFRKEVGSHGIEERGVYRIHQFEKQEMIVVCEPEDSMMWFERLYTNTVDFFRSLDIPVRTLECCSGDLADLKVKSIDVEAWSPRQQKYFEVGSCSNLGDAQARRLGIRVRSKEKGKYFAHTLNNTVVAPPRMLIAFLENNINEDGTINIPEPLRMYMGGKAKIQ; encoded by the coding sequence ATGTTAGATATCAAATTACTGCGTACGGATCCGGAGCTTGTGAAGGAGAACATCCGAAAAAAGTTTCAGGATGAAAAGCTGGTTCTGGTTGATGAAGTTGTGGAAAAAGACAGACAGTTCCGTGACTCCAAAGCACAGGGCGATGCCCTGAGAGCACAGCGTAACACCATCAGCAAACAAATTGGCGGTTTTATGTCCAAAGGTCAGAAGGATGAAGCTGAAAAGGCCAAAGCACAGGTGGTGGAAATCAACAAGCAGCTGGAGGATTTAGAGGCTCTGGAGGCAAAGCTTGAAGGAGAGATCCGGGAAAGAATGCTGGTGATTCCAAACATCATTGATCCATCTGTACCCATTGGCCGCGATGACAGTGAAAACGTAGAGGTTGAACGCTTTGGAGAGCCCGTGGTGCCGGAATACGAGGTGCCTTACCACATTGATATTATGGAAAAGTTCAATGGTGTGGATCTTGACAGTGCCCGTAAGACCAGCGGCAATGGCTTCTATTATCTGAGCGGTGATATCGCGAGACTGCACTCCGGTATTTTGTCCTACGCGCGGGATTTTATGATTGACCGCGGTTTTACCTACTATATTCCGCCGTTCATGATCCGCAGCGATGTGGTCACTGGCGTTATGAGTTTCTCTGAAATGGAAAACATGATGTACAAAATCGAGGGAGAAGATCTGTATCTCATCGGGACCAGCGAACACTCCATGATCGGTAAGTTCATCGATACCATTTTGGATGAAAACCAGCTGCCGCAGACCCTTACGAGCTATTCGCCCTGTTTCAGAAAAGAAGTTGGCTCACATGGAATTGAGGAGCGAGGCGTTTACCGTATCCATCAGTTTGAAAAACAGGAAATGATCGTGGTGTGCGAGCCGGAAGACAGCATGATGTGGTTTGAGAGACTGTACACCAATACCGTCGATTTTTTCCGTTCTCTGGATATCCCGGTGCGCACGCTCGAGTGCTGCTCCGGAGACCTGGCAGACCTGAAGGTCAAGAGTATTGATGTTGAGGCATGGTCGCCCCGTCAGCAGAAGTATTTTGAAGTAGGCAGCTGCTCCAATCTTGGTGACGCTCAGGCACGCCGTCTGGGCATTCGTGTCCGCAGCAAGGAAAAGGGAAAATACTTTGCCCATACGTTAAACAATACCGTGGTTGCGCCGCCGCGTATGCTCATTGCCTTCCTTGAAAATAATATTAACGAGGATGGAACCATTAATATTCCTGAACCGTTGCGCATGTACATGGGCGGTAAGGCAAAAATTCAGTAA
- a CDS encoding HAD family hydrolase, with protein MIKLISADMDGTLLDSNKKLSPELFPMIEALTEQGIRFAAASGRQYYNLEHIFEPVKDKMIFIAENGSVVFERDTNSFASVIDRKTVWEIVRKIRKIEGVSPVICGLKGAYAESDEPELMENIKMYYHRYEIMDDILETGDDICKIAVYDYVNAETNCHAPLVEAFGEQMEIAVSGEHWVDISNPGCNKGTAISKIQEKYGIGYEETMLFGDYLNDYEMMKTGKYSYAMENAHPQLKEICNYTAKSNDENGVVEAIRAYFN; from the coding sequence ATGATTAAACTGATTTCAGCAGATATGGATGGTACGCTTTTAGACAGTAATAAGAAGCTCTCGCCAGAGCTTTTCCCGATGATTGAGGCCCTCACAGAGCAGGGAATCCGTTTTGCGGCAGCCAGCGGCAGACAGTACTACAATCTCGAGCATATTTTTGAGCCAGTGAAAGACAAGATGATTTTTATCGCTGAAAATGGCTCGGTGGTTTTTGAGCGGGATACGAACAGCTTTGCCAGTGTAATTGACAGGAAAACTGTCTGGGAAATTGTCAGAAAGATTCGGAAAATAGAGGGTGTCAGCCCTGTAATCTGCGGTTTAAAAGGCGCATACGCTGAGAGTGATGAGCCAGAGCTTATGGAAAATATCAAGATGTATTACCATCGGTACGAAATCATGGACGATATCCTGGAAACCGGTGACGACATCTGCAAGATTGCGGTTTACGACTATGTAAACGCAGAAACAAACTGTCATGCGCCGCTTGTGGAGGCCTTTGGCGAACAGATGGAGATCGCCGTTTCGGGTGAGCACTGGGTGGATATCTCTAATCCAGGCTGCAACAAGGGAACCGCCATCAGCAAGATTCAGGAAAAATACGGGATCGGCTATGAGGAAACCATGCTTTTTGGTGACTACCTTAATGATTATGAAATGATGAAAACCGGTAAGTACAGCTATGCGATGGAGAATGCTCATCCCCAGCTTAAGGAAATCTGTAATTACACCGCAAAATCCAATGATGAAAACGGCGTTGTGGAAGCAATAAGAGCATATTTCAACTAA
- a CDS encoding diguanylate cyclase, whose protein sequence is MRQSILIVDDMEQNRKILGMMFQDTFEILEAENGYEAMCCIHKNQDMLAAVLLDVVMPVMDGFEVLEHLQDEALTEVLPVVLITAEEPGMAARRGYALGALDILTKPFDPVVIKRRVSNIIELGSRKKEFKKLKNEAENDVLTGIFNRKAMEDRIGTMLCNPETRCGALCFIDVDNFKTINDSFGHLYGDEVLKRMAENLKSCALPGDAVGRIGGDEFMIFFRNYPSEEQLEQKIANICENFRRYTAGGQITGSIGVARYPEDGDGYGVLFSKADQALYHLKRSGKDGYQFYSKDCSSLPFQSVLTCVDDEVE, encoded by the coding sequence ATGCGTCAGAGTATATTAATTGTTGATGACATGGAACAAAACCGGAAGATTTTGGGAATGATGTTTCAGGACACCTTCGAGATTTTAGAGGCTGAAAACGGATATGAGGCCATGTGCTGTATACATAAAAATCAGGACATGCTGGCAGCGGTGCTGCTGGATGTGGTGATGCCGGTGATGGATGGCTTTGAGGTTCTTGAGCATTTGCAGGACGAGGCGTTGACTGAGGTGCTGCCAGTGGTCCTCATCACCGCGGAGGAGCCGGGAATGGCGGCACGCAGAGGCTATGCCCTTGGGGCTCTGGACATTTTAACAAAGCCCTTTGATCCTGTTGTGATAAAAAGACGGGTTTCAAACATTATTGAGCTGGGAAGCCGCAAAAAAGAGTTTAAAAAACTGAAAAATGAGGCAGAAAATGACGTCCTGACGGGGATTTTTAATCGAAAGGCCATGGAGGACCGTATCGGAACCATGTTATGCAATCCGGAAACCAGGTGCGGCGCTTTATGCTTTATCGATGTTGATAATTTTAAGACGATCAATGACAGCTTTGGACACCTGTACGGTGACGAAGTTCTGAAGCGGATGGCTGAAAATTTAAAGAGCTGTGCGCTGCCGGGAGATGCAGTAGGACGTATCGGCGGAGATGAATTTATGATTTTTTTCAGAAATTATCCCTCCGAGGAGCAGCTGGAGCAGAAGATTGCTAATATCTGTGAGAATTTCAGGCGTTACACGGCTGGAGGACAGATTACCGGCAGTATCGGCGTGGCGCGCTACCCTGAGGACGGGGATGGCTACGGCGTCCTTTTCAGCAAGGCAGACCAGGCCCTTTATCACCTGAAACGGTCGGGAAAGGATGGCTATCAGTTTTATAGTAAAGATTGCAGCAGCTTGCCCTTTCAGTCAGTGCTGACCTGTGTCGATGATGAGGTGGAATGA
- a CDS encoding IS3 family transposase produces MAIQYFIEKKQWSINWMCRQLEISRAAYYKWLHRSVPEREAENLKLAELIKEYDERFCRILGYRRMTSWINHFNHTNYSKNRIHRIMKKLGIHSVIRKKKKTYHSSKPEATAENKLKRDFNAGKPNEKWATDVTEFKIPETGKKLYLSAIFDLYDRYPVAYVINRRNDNKLVFDTYDKAVEQNPEARPLFHSDRGYQYTSKVFQTKLQEQGMAQSMSRVGHCIDNGPTEGLWGIIKSEMYCMYKITDEGSLYSAIHGYMKFYANERPQDRFHCKTPSEVRREALASEAAIQYPISENKRLEAYKAKWCV; encoded by the coding sequence ATGGCGATTCAATATTTTATTGAAAAAAAACAATGGAGCATCAACTGGATGTGCAGACAGTTGGAAATTTCACGCGCAGCTTATTACAAATGGCTGCACCGCTCAGTTCCTGAACGGGAGGCAGAGAATTTAAAGCTGGCAGAATTGATAAAAGAGTACGATGAACGTTTTTGCCGCATCTTAGGCTACCGGAGAATGACAAGTTGGATAAACCATTTCAATCATACGAACTATAGCAAGAACCGGATTCATAGGATTATGAAGAAACTTGGAATACATTCTGTTATTAGAAAAAAGAAGAAAACATACCATTCTTCCAAGCCGGAAGCTACTGCTGAAAATAAGCTCAAAAGAGATTTCAATGCAGGAAAACCTAATGAAAAATGGGCTACGGATGTAACAGAATTTAAAATTCCCGAAACCGGAAAGAAGTTGTATCTCAGCGCCATATTCGACCTTTATGACCGTTATCCAGTAGCTTATGTTATCAACCGGAGAAATGACAACAAGCTTGTATTTGATACATATGACAAAGCAGTGGAACAGAATCCGGAAGCCAGACCACTCTTTCACAGCGACAGAGGCTATCAGTATACGAGCAAGGTATTCCAGACAAAGCTTCAAGAACAGGGAATGGCTCAATCCATGTCACGTGTCGGACACTGTATTGATAATGGACCCACAGAAGGCTTGTGGGGAATTATCAAGTCTGAAATGTACTGTATGTATAAGATCACCGACGAAGGCTCTCTGTATTCTGCCATCCATGGATATATGAAATTTTATGCCAATGAAAGACCACAGGACAGATTTCATTGTAAAACACCATCTGAGGTAAGGCGGGAGGCACTGGCTTCAGAAGCAGCTATTCAGTACCCGATTTCTGAAAACAAACGGCTAGAAGCCTACAAAGCCAAATGGTGTGTATAA
- a CDS encoding DUF3887 domain-containing protein has protein sequence MKKKKYLALFLVALSVMLLFTGCNKGKYGEDTKTKSEEIARSLVQTLAEGDYVRAAYDFPYTTKAKEELNAQSLETLWKGLSGEKGNFIEIVGLENDNWDKELRITVDCSFEKGTAKLVMEFDRTVKIKSIYPG, from the coding sequence ATGAAAAAGAAAAAATATCTCGCGCTTTTTTTGGTTGCGCTGTCGGTTATGCTCTTGTTTACAGGCTGCAATAAAGGAAAATACGGAGAAGACACCAAGACAAAATCAGAAGAAATAGCCCGTTCTCTGGTACAAACGCTGGCTGAAGGAGACTATGTCAGGGCCGCTTACGATTTTCCATACACCACTAAGGCAAAGGAAGAGCTGAACGCCCAATCGCTTGAAACACTCTGGAAAGGGCTGTCCGGGGAAAAAGGAAACTTTATCGAGATAGTGGGTCTGGAGAATGATAACTGGGATAAAGAGCTGAGAATTACAGTAGACTGTTCCTTTGAAAAGGGGACAGCGAAGCTTGTGATGGAGTTTGACAGGACGGTAAAAATAAAATCAATCTATCCTGGTTGA
- the glyA gene encoding serine hydroxymethyltransferase: protein MNFEHVKREDPEIYEFMEKELRRQQSHIELIASENFVSEAVMEAMGSHLTNKYAEGVPGARYYGGCVFVDEVERIARERAKALFGADHANVQPHSGAQANTAVYFAVLEPGDLVLGMRLDQGGHLTHGSKVNLSGKYFNFISYGVSPDSETIDYEELERLIVEKKPKLVVVGASAYPRAIDFERISKVCKANDALMMVDMAHIAGLVAAGLHQNPVPYADFVTTTTHKTLRGPRGGLILCKEAFAEKIDKAVFPGIQGGPLMHIIAGKAVAFKEAASPEFTEYQKQIIKNAKALCDALTDKGFRIVSGGTDNHLMLVDVSAVGLTGKEADDILGSVNITANKNAIPYDKQKPTVTSGVRVGTPAVTTRGMKEEDMSVIADAFEAALIKKDLELAKEKVAYLTKKYPLYE from the coding sequence ATGAATTTTGAACATGTGAAAAGAGAAGACCCGGAAATTTATGAGTTTATGGAAAAAGAGCTCAGACGGCAGCAGAGCCATATTGAGCTTATCGCTTCCGAGAACTTTGTTTCAGAGGCAGTGATGGAGGCCATGGGCAGCCATCTGACGAATAAATACGCCGAGGGTGTCCCCGGTGCGCGCTATTATGGCGGCTGTGTGTTTGTTGATGAGGTAGAGCGGATCGCAAGAGAGCGTGCGAAAGCGCTGTTTGGAGCCGACCATGCCAATGTCCAGCCTCATTCCGGAGCGCAGGCCAATACGGCAGTGTATTTTGCTGTGCTGGAGCCCGGCGATCTGGTATTAGGGATGCGACTGGATCAGGGAGGACATTTGACCCACGGCAGCAAAGTAAACCTTTCAGGAAAATACTTTAATTTTATATCCTATGGTGTCAGCCCAGATTCTGAAACCATTGACTACGAAGAGCTGGAACGGCTGATTGTCGAGAAAAAGCCTAAGCTGGTAGTAGTAGGCGCCAGCGCTTATCCGAGAGCCATTGATTTTGAGCGCATCTCAAAGGTCTGCAAAGCCAATGATGCCTTGATGATGGTCGACATGGCCCATATCGCTGGCCTCGTGGCAGCTGGCCTGCACCAGAACCCAGTGCCTTATGCCGATTTTGTCACCACCACCACTCATAAAACGTTGCGCGGTCCACGAGGCGGCCTTATCCTGTGTAAGGAAGCCTTTGCGGAAAAAATTGACAAGGCCGTATTCCCCGGTATTCAGGGGGGACCGTTGATGCATATTATCGCCGGAAAGGCAGTGGCTTTCAAAGAAGCTGCCAGTCCGGAATTTACAGAATACCAGAAACAGATCATTAAGAACGCCAAAGCATTGTGTGACGCACTTACCGACAAGGGCTTCCGGATTGTGTCCGGCGGTACCGACAACCACCTGATGCTGGTGGACGTCAGCGCTGTTGGCCTGACTGGTAAAGAGGCTGATGATATTCTGGGCAGTGTCAACATCACGGCCAACAAAAACGCTATTCCCTACGACAAGCAAAAGCCGACTGTCACAAGTGGTGTACGCGTGGGGACGCCGGCGGTTACCACCCGCGGTATGAAGGAAGAGGATATGTCCGTCATCGCAGACGCCTTTGAAGCGGCGCTGATCAAAAAAGACCTGGAGCTGGCAAAAGAAAAGGTAGCCTACCTGACCAAGAAATATCCTTTGTATGAATAA
- a CDS encoding GlsB/YeaQ/YmgE family stress response membrane protein encodes MFHLIWVLIIGGIIGAIAGAITSRRLPAGWVGNIVAGIIGSYLGELLLGSWGPQIAGMAVFPSIVGAIILVVIVSLILGLGRKES; translated from the coding sequence ATGTTCCACCTGATTTGGGTTTTAATTATCGGCGGCATCATTGGTGCCATTGCCGGGGCTATAACAAGCAGAAGACTGCCAGCCGGCTGGGTTGGCAACATCGTTGCCGGGATCATCGGTTCATATCTCGGTGAACTGCTCTTAGGCAGCTGGGGACCACAGATTGCAGGAATGGCGGTTTTTCCGTCCATTGTCGGAGCGATCATCCTCGTTGTCATCGTATCGCTTATTCTTGGTTTAGGAAGAAAAGAAAGCTGA
- a CDS encoding FeoB-associated Cys-rich membrane protein: protein MNLATFIIAAIVFIPMALIVYNQVKKARSGQSGCGCGCSGCSHAAQCHPEQETDLKKDRN from the coding sequence ATGAATTTAGCAACCTTTATTATTGCTGCCATTGTTTTTATTCCCATGGCACTGATTGTCTATAACCAGGTGAAAAAGGCCAGAAGCGGCCAGTCCGGCTGTGGCTGCGGCTGTAGCGGTTGCTCACACGCTGCCCAGTGCCATCCGGAACAGGAAACCGATCTAAAAAAAGACAGGAATTAA
- a CDS encoding flavodoxin, whose translation MRKNEENKNIAVIYWSNSENTEIMAEKISNGIDEAGQKADLYNVSQFPIEQIADYDKVALGCPSMDGEALEKNTFEPFFEEIESKLKGKKVALFGSYGWGNGEWMRDWEDRIGHTGARLFDEGLMIKEFPDDAGRHACVEFGKAFASF comes from the coding sequence ATGAGAAAAAATGAAGAAAATAAAAATATTGCTGTAATTTATTGGAGCAATAGTGAAAATACAGAAATTATGGCCGAAAAAATTTCCAATGGCATTGACGAGGCCGGTCAAAAAGCAGATCTTTACAATGTAAGCCAGTTTCCGATCGAACAGATTGCGGATTATGACAAAGTGGCCCTTGGCTGTCCCTCCATGGATGGTGAAGCCCTTGAAAAGAACACTTTTGAACCATTTTTTGAAGAAATAGAATCAAAACTGAAAGGAAAAAAGGTGGCGCTCTTTGGCTCTTATGGATGGGGAAACGGCGAATGGATGCGCGACTGGGAAGACCGGATCGGACATACCGGCGCGCGTTTGTTTGATGAAGGCCTGATGATCAAGGAGTTTCCAGACGATGCCGGCCGGCATGCCTGCGTTGAGTTTGGCAAAGCCTTTGCAAGCTTTTAA